The Brachypodium distachyon strain Bd21 chromosome 4, Brachypodium_distachyon_v3.0, whole genome shotgun sequence nucleotide sequence GGAAGCATGCAGGAAGGATGTCGAGCGGCATTTGGTGTGTTGCAGGCTCGATTTGCCATCGTCCGGTACCCTGCTCTCACTTGGTCGAAATCAGATGTGGGAGGTCATGACTGCCTGTGTGATCATGCACAACATGATCATTGAGAGCGAGTGGGAATGTCCGATGTTTGACACTGAACCGTATCAACGGATGGGTCCTCTAGCCAATGTGAATCATGAGGTGCCGGCCGCCTTTGCTGCTTTCCTCGCTCGGCGGCAAGAAATTCGAGACGCCGGTACTCATCGGCAACTTCAAGATGATCTGGTCAAGCATTTATTGAGTCTCCGAGGAAACGtctagtttttcttatttatttgtttgaatttaattaaatttgtttGAGATGTAATTCAAAACTGATCAAATAATGTAAAATTTGGTTTGGGGTACCGACTGGACCTTAAAAACAAATTCTAGCCGGCACCCTTTCTATGACCGAAAAAAGTGACAGGCCGGATGTGAAATGGGGAACGGTTGGAGTTGCTCTTGCTTCCCCGGCTGCTCCCCTGGCAAGCGTTGCTCCCGGCTGCATGGCCCGCGCCAGCCCAGGAAGCATCCAGAGAACAAAGCCCCTCGTCTTTGAGGCTCGATCCCGAGTCACAACCATGACATCCAGACCAAACAATCGCTCCAGCTACCACCGCACCGTGCCGTCTCCGCGTGCGAGCATCACGTCCGCGCAACCTCGAGACTTTGTGTTAGCTAGGTAGGGTATGCGCCTATGCGGACCAATTAGGCTTTACTGAAATCGAGTGCGCACTGGACAGCAAATGCCTAGTTGATTCTTGGGCTTTACTGGACTAGTAGGCTTTCTTCGCACCAATGTACcatctaagaaaaaaaatctaagaaAATGCTTATTCTCAATAAATCtaagaaaatgttttttttccttgcgcTTGATTAACGCTAGTGCGGGCTGaactttttccttttttatttttggtgtTTGGCTTTTTGAATTGCCGCTCGCTGTGATGATCTATCTGGAATTCTATTGTTGGATTGTTGACAGTCTGCTCCTATGTAAATAATAGATCTTCTTCCAACATTTCGTACATGCAGTTCGGTTCCTTTTCTAAAACTCGGTCTCAAATATACCAAAGCTTGAGAATCTACACAATATCCACATTCCCTGGAGTTTTGGGTAGCAATTCATATGATCGAGTAAAGTGCTGGTTTCAATCTGCAATCAATACGACATTCATGGAAATAAATTGCTTTCTGTGATTGAAGCTTTCTCAATGAACAGGGTGCCCAAATGATTTCTTTTCAAACAAGATCATATATTAATGAATAAAATACAGCACTAGTTTATAAACTCAGAACGAATGCACAGTTTAGTTCACGAGCTAAGAAAACACACGCAAAGCCCTAAACTGGCATtagtgtactccctccgttccccATTAATTAGGAACAAAAGGAGTAACACCTAGGTCCAAAAGCAGTTCAGGTGGTTAATTCTAGCCACGTGGCAGCCACATCGGCTTAAACCAAAACCGTAGGTTGCCGTTAGCGTTTCTTATGgtgttttgcaaaaaattaaCAGCAATTTGCGGAGAATTATGTTAAATTTTAGCTAATTCAACAATAACCTGCAAAGaattatgttatttttttcctataATTATGtgaattttttgcaaaaaaacccTCAAGAAACCCAACAGCAATGACTGGAATTAATCCTGCCGAACTGTTTTTGGACTTAGGTGTTAcactaatactccctctaatcctaaattgttgtcgaaatattacatgtatgtagacgatTTTTAAGAatttcatatttagacaaatttgggacaagaatttagaatcggagtgagtactagTTTAGGactttatgtgtgtgtgttttgagTTTGTGGACTAAACTGTATGTTCTCTCCGAGCTTATGGAATAGtgatgtactctctccgttccataattcttgtctgaaatttgttcaaaaatgtatgtatctattcttaaaaagtgtctacatacatgtaatatttcgacaaaaattataaaacggAGAATATATTAATCAACCACAATATTTTTATAATCAATACCGCACTACGACCATGTTGGCATGCCACCGGGAAGAAAGACATGTCGCTGTGGAAATTGGAACCCATCTATGAGAACGGAGGGGATTCGGATGAAATGATTAGATGAGGTTATTCGTAGCAGAATTTTTggcttaaaaaaacaaaattttcatTAAATAGAGTCAAAACAGTCGAGGAAAATGGAAACCGGGGGTTCGATTTTCGCATGCACCGAAGCCTCCACTTTTTACAGCGTAAAATGAGTACGTGTCACACGCGATAACTCTGAGCCCCTTGGCAGTAGGCAGTAGGGACGGCCCAATGTTGACACTTCTGCGAAATCCAGATTAGAAGTATAGAACAATGGGACGGTGGGGCCACAGCGGGGAACGTGGGTTGGACTCCAACAAAACCGGAACCCCTCAGACTCCCAAAaccatggacgccgccgcttGTTTTCGTAGACAGCCAGATGTTGACACCCACCGCAGGCGCAGGGAGATCCACCGAAAGTTCCCGGCCCCCTCCAGTTTGGAAGCTAAAATCCATTTTCTCGGACGCGGCGTGCTGCGAGAGCCGAAGCCCCCGGTGAGCACGAGGCGGGCCCCGCAAGCAGTCCATCCCGCTCTCTGGTATCTGCGTCTCCCATTGTTTTGGCCCCCCGGCGCCGCGAATCCGCCTTTGCCAAAACCACTGGCGCCCAACCCACTTTATAAACGAGCCCCCCGCTCTTTCTGTCCTCCATCATCTCCAATCACCACCAGTAGTACTATTTCCAATTCCAAGTCCCCAGCATATTTTGATCTCCGAAAAACTCCGGCGCCGATTTGATAAGCGCTAGTACTCCGCCGCGAAGATGCGGATGAGCTGCAACGGGTGCCGGGTGCTGCGCAAGGGGTGCAGCGAGGGCTGCACCATCCGGCCGTGCCTGGAGTGGATCAAGAGCCCCGACGCGCAGGCCAACGCCACCGTCTTCCTCGCCAAGTTCTACGGCCGCGCCGGGCTGCTCAACCTCCTCGCCGCGGGACCCGACGACCTCCGCCCGGCGCTCTTCCGCTCGCTGCTCTACGAGGCATGCGGCCGGATGGTGAACCCGATCTACGGCTCCGTCGGGCTGCTCTGGTCCGGCCGCTGGGAGGCCTGCCAGGCCGCCGTAGAAGCCGTGCTCAAGGGGGAACCAGTCGTTCAGGTCTCCTCCGAGGCCGTCCCCTCCGCGCAAGCCACCCCGCCCCTCAGGGCCTACGACATCCGCCATGTCGCCAAGGACCCAGAGGCCGCCGATCCGCTGCGTGTCTCGCGCGCTGGACGCACCAGATTCAAGCGCGGCGcctcgtcctccacctccaaaACAAAGAAGGTCAGCGCCAGCGCCGGTGCAAAGAGCTTCTCTCCCGCCCCAAGGCAGGAATCAGAGCAGGCGCCGAGCCACGAGGAGTCGGCCGGCAGCCACAACCACGGCCATGTTGATGACGAGGGCATGATGATGGGAGTCGAGCAAACGCGGGAACAGTCGGATCAGGACACCGAGGCTGAGGCGGGCTCGCACGTCAGCCAGGCCGAGCAGAGCCCTGTGCCGCCGATGCGGCAGGAGGAGATCGGGCTGGAGCTGACGCTCGGGCTGGAGCCGTCGGTCACGCGCGTGGCGAGGTCGCCGCTGGCACCCTTAGACCTCAGCGGATTGAGCGCCGAATCGAGCCACATCGGCCTGGGGCTTGCGCTGCCGGCGTGAGAGTGTCCTGGGCTCCTGGCCTCATGTTAGTAGTACGGTTTTGGGATCGTGTCAGGCTCCTTTCTTAGGATTTAATTGATTTCTGTAATGTATTCACCATGTCTGCCCGTACAAACTCTCTGAGGTTCAGCTGTGGCAGACGTTGTTTAAATTGATAGAACAATTCTGATATGACAAGTTGAGATGCAAAATGTTCTCCAAATAGCAGTCAAAGTGTTCTTTACCTTTGCAGAGAATTTATTCATAACTATGAGAAAATTTGCAGCGATTCTACATAGGTAAAGCTCAGTCTTGCACGCTAttattttaccattttgcACCTAGTACTTTTTATCTAAAAATCAGTCGATTCTTGGCCATGAGATTACTTGGAGATTTCCTCTAAtttctcctcctgctccttttAGAATTGCTTAGCGACGTCCGCACCCTTCAGAATACCACCTCGACTAATTAATTGCACTCTTGTTTTGATATTATTGCACAATTTTAATGCAATTGCGTCGTGTGTAATTGCAATTGGTTTTTAGTCATACCATTGCTCGTTTTTTTACTAATATATTTTTAGGTAAGTACTGTGACGATCACTTTTGTGTTTAATTAATTGCATTAATtgcactattttttttaactgtcTTAACATCTGTCCATAAATATTTGTATACTTTTCTTCCGCTCTTAGAAGTTAGAATTATAAATTACTTGTTATGTCTTCTCTGAAGTTTTATGCATTAGTTATCTGGCTATTTCAGTACATTCCTTATAATCTCTTTCTGCGGTAGAGTTTATTGTTTTCTGTTGTTTTCggtattttttattttagtttagCTCACATATATTAGATTATAACACACCATCAACAAATTTGCACTCCTATGGCTAATGAATTGCCCTCTCTTTTGTGCATCTCGATGTTTTCAATGTGCAATAGTTCGGGAACAGCAGATAAACAAAAAGCCAATAGCAAAAATTATACCCGATCTTTAGATCGTCAATCAACGGTGGCTTAAAAAGCTAGTGACTagtttttaagaaaaaaccTGGCAACTATGCCATAGGCAGTCCCTTGCACCATTTTTTGCTCAAAACCACTTCATAGAGTAACATTACACATGTTACAacttagaaaaaaaagttgaaaatGAAACGAAGAAATTGCATGTTGGGTCATTTAACTCGGCAATAATGTCCActttcatccattaactcgCATCATTTAACCGTTTGCTCAAATGTGAGAACAATCGAACATAAAGGTTTTACCGCAAAAGTCTCATGTGACGTGCCGAGACGACCTAGGTTGAACATCAAAGTTTAACTTGGCAACGATGAACATGAAGCTGGACCACAGATAAACGACCTAGGTTTGGCAAGGGTAACCGCAAAGTTCTGTCGCCGACAAAATTGCGATAACAACCCGCATGTCCACGTTGGCATCTAGCTTAGCTAATTTACGTGCGAATTTGACCATTTTGGACTAAGCTGAACGTACATGCCAAGTTCATGGatccatttttcaaatttgtgagttaatggatgaaacaCACAACATCCATTATAGTTGAATTTGTTTTAGGAATAAAAAAAGCAAGTGAAATGTCATTTTTGCATTAAGCTAgcctcttttatttttcttcccaTTAGTACAACAGTTGCATGTTTACCAAAAACTTGAAGTAAACTAAAAGGGAGTGGCCGAGTGGCTACGTCAATTTGTTAACATAAAAGGGAGTGGCCGAGTGGCTATGTCAAGTTTCTCGGTCGACGGCTCCCgttgtgtgtgtgagagagatagttaaatttgcatataaaacagaaatttgcatataaaatttcacgtgcaatttttaattgcccataaaatttcacttgcgattttaaaaaatttagcCTCGTGCGCATGGGTCAATGAATTAAAGATCGATCCAAAAGATAATGGGAGTGGCTACGTCtaagtcgactgagaaacaaTCGATCGCTCATAAAATAGAAATTCcacatgtgtgtgtgtgtgagagagagatagttaaatttgcatataaaataGAAATTTGCATAttaaatttcacgtgcaatttttagtTGCACCTAAAAAATTCGCGAAACATGTGGAATTTTAGCCATCCGAAGGTGCAATATCAAATTGcacatttcaaaatccaaattgcACAAAAAATTTCACTTGCAATTTTAGTCTCTGATAGTGCAATATCCAATTGtacatttcaaaatccaaatttgcacaCAAAAATTCACGTGCAAATTTAGCCGTCCGAAGGTGCAATGTCTAATTGTATATTTAAAAATCCAAATTCATACACAAAAAAGCATGTGCAATTTTAGCCATCCATCCAATTGtaaatttcaaaatccaaatttgcgCACAAAATTTCACGTATAATTTTAGCCGTCCGAAGATGCAATATACGATTGCACATttcgaataaaataaatgtacaTGCTATCCTATAATGCTATTTTACGTTAGTGCACATATACaaacttgaaaacaaaaaaaatgaggagaaataaaaattagaaACAAAAAACGAAACAAGTTATAAATAAAAAacgaaagcaaaaaaaaaacacaaaaatggTCAGGCCAGGATTCGAACCTGGTTCCTACTCTACATGCATAACACGACCaaacttttgcagaaaatgaGTTCTTGGTTTATTTATTGCCAGCTAAATTTCGCGTCGACTAAGAGAAACAATTTTCCAAGCGACTGCGTCTTAGCAGTTCCGAAAATAATAACTCCCGTCTACTACCTATTTCTCTGTGTTTTCTCGCTGTTCCTTCTAAAATCAACCGCGCACTTACCCCTCGACGATTGACGGCGGCCAAGGGACACCACAACATGTAATTCAAAACACCAAGGAACGGTAGGACCGGCCCACTGTAGACACACCTTCAAACTCCAGGCAGAAATATAGAAAAACAATGGGGCGGTGGGCCCACAGCTGGGACGTGGGAATTGGACTCCAACAAAACCGGAAGCCCCGGGCTCCCAAAACCACGGACGCCGCACCTTGTTTAGTCAGGGGGGAAAGCAGGGAGACGTTGACGCAGGTTGCGGACGCGGCGTGCTGAGCTGAATCCCCCCGCAGGCATCCGCATCTCCCATTGTTTTGGCCCGCGGCGCCGAATCAGCCTTTGGCAAAACCACTGGCGCCCAACCCACTTTATAAAATACCCCCGGCCCCGCCCTTCTCTCCTCCATCATCATCTATTCATCTTCCTCACAACACCACCAGTCCATCGATCTCCCAACAACTCAGGTTGATCCTGCGCTGCAGCTCTAGCATAGCTACCTAGCCGGCCTGCGAAGATGCGGATGAGCTGCAACGGGTGCCGTGTGCTGCGCAAGGGGTGCAGCGAGGGCTGCACCATCCGGCCGTGCCTGGAGTGGATCAAGAGCCCCGACGCGCAGGCCAACGCCACCGTCTTCCTCGCCAAGTTCTACGGCCGCGCCGGGCTGCTcaacctcctcgccgccggccccgaCGACCTCCGCCCGGCGCTCTTCCGCTCGCTGCTCTACGAGGCGTGCGGAAGGATGGTGAACCCGATCTACGGCTCCGTCGGGCTGCTCTGGTCCGGCCGCTGGGAGGCCTGCCAGGCTGCCGTAGAAGCCGTGCTCAAAGGGGAACGCATCGTCCAGGTCTCCTCCGAGTCCGTCCCCGCCGGTCAGGACACACCGCCGCTCCGGGCGTACGACATCCGCCATGTCGCCAAGGACAAAGAAGCCGCCGATCCGCTGCGTGTCTCGCGCGCTGGACGCACCAGATTCAAGCGCGcctcgtcctccacctccaagTCCAACAAGGGTGCCAAGAGCGTGTCCCCCACTCCAAGGCAAGAGCCAGAGCAGCACGATGACCACGGCCGTGCGCCGAGCCGTGAGCCCTGCCACGAGGAGTCGGCCGGCAGCCACAACCATGGCCATGTCGACGACGAAGGCATGGTGATCGGAGTCGAGCAAACGCGGGAAGAGTCGGGTCAGGACACCGAGGTTGAGGCCGGCTCGCACGTCAGCCAGGCGGAGCAGAGCCCTCTGCCGGTACCGCCGATGCGGCATGTCGTCCATGAGGAGATTGGGCTGGAGCTGACGCTCGGGCTGGAACCACCGGCGGTCACGCGCTTGGCGATGTCGCCACTGGCGCGCTTTGATGTGAGCGGATTGAGCGCCGAGTCGAGCCACATCGGCCTGGGGCTTGGCCTGCCGGCGTGAGAGCGGCGAGCGGCCTGATGGTAGAAGACAGTTTTGGGATCGTGTCAGCCGTTCTTAGGATTTCATTGATTTCTGTCATGTATTCGTCATGTCTGCTTGTACAAACTTTCTGAGATCCtgccccttttttttttgaaaaagagaggTTTTCCCTCTCCGATTTCATATAATGAAACCAAGGTGCTACAAGGTTTTGCAGTCAAACAGACATAACCAAAGGGAAACTGAGATCTAGGGAGAGAAGGACGTCAGCCAAGTCAGAGGAACAGCATACAGCAAACACTACAGAAAGAGAACCTGACATAAAAGCCACTCCCTCCCCTAATTCTTTGCTATCACCTCTCCCAGCAGCACGCCAGCACCTAGTGCAATCCTCACACCAGACGAAGCCCCCATCGCAAATCCCCATTGAGTCCCAGCAGCTTCAACAGAGAACTTCAGAAAACAGCAAACAGGTTCTTGATCACCCAGCAATTCGTTGTAATGGACACCATCCTCTAGCCGCATCAAACACTTCTCTAGCAACCTGTTCGATCAGTCTTGTCCCCCACCGAAGAAGATTTTttgcttgtttcctttgtCTGCAAAATCGACCAGAGATTAAGCCAATAGCACAACAGTTTGATTACCCCAAAAGGGGAAGTAATTCTAACATTTGAGAAGCAGGCCCTGTTTCTGGTATTCCACAACACCCATAACAGGCCTGCCACTCCAACCATAACAAGTTTTTTTGAATTGCCTGAGAAGGCAGGCAGCCAGGTCAACCATAGCTCTTCCACAGAATTTGGCAGAACAGGAAGATCGAAAGCACATTTTAGAACATTCCAAACAAATCTTGCCAACGAACAATGAAGGAATAAGTGATCAATGGACTCTTCCATCCCACAAAACTGGCATTTAGTGTCCCCTTTCCATCCCCTATGAGTTAGTACATCTTTGGTCAAAATACTTTTATGGGCAATCAACCATAAAAATATCCTAATTTTCAGCAGGATCTTAATTTTCCATAGAAATTTCTGAGGAAAATCAACATTACCCCACATCAGCTTCCTGTAGTATGAGCTAACAGTGAACTGCCCTTTGTGACAGGGAGTCCACCATTTCTGAGATCCTGACAGAAGTTGTTTAAATTGATAGATAGAACAAATCCTGTGACTTTCAAGTTGAGATGCTAAATGTTCTCAATAGCAGTCAAATAGTACAATTTGTTGCCCTTGCAAATTGGTTcaattcatttttcttcttttcgaaaaggggaagcGATCCCGGCctgtgcatcaattgatgcacacagccatgaTTCAATTCATTTAAAACTTTGAGATAACTCGCAACGACTTTACATCAGCAGTAAAATTCAGTCTTGTGCGTTACTTATTTTATTCTTTTGCTCAAACACACGGCATAAACATGGACCATACatataagaaaagaaaaccgtGGACCATCACAATACTGTTTCCACTTGCTGGAAACCCGAAAGATGCCACATCCTTCGTTCTAAGAACAAGCAAGTGCCCTTAATGCGTGGAACCACGCTGCAATAAGAGAGGTtatagagttttttttttgcggggacgTTATAGAGGTTTTTCTAATCTCAAAAATTTATTTCTGTCGCAGCTAGAGATGAACCATCATcccaaagaaaagaagaagtaaaAAAAGGAGATAACCGTCGAACCTGAGATCAAGGCTAGGCCCAGAGGCACAAGAAGCTCGCCACCCGGCACCTGGCGGCGCCCAGTGAAGAAAATGATATGCTCCATACAGCCTCACAGGCCCAAACTGACTCGATATAGCTTCAACGTCACAACccgaggaggaaaaaaaaagttattttCGGGGAAATCTAAATGGCATACGTGTGCCATTTAGTGTTACCGTGCGGCGCTCTCTCCTGCTCACGAGTCACGACTTCTTCGTTTCAACTGCCGCCATGCCCAGGGAAGCGGCGGGATCGGGCGGAGCTCCTGAACCGTCGTTGTTCctcaaccgccgccgccgatccaTCGTATGGCTCTGCGCGTGGCTGCCAGAGCGACTGCATCCGCCGCGCTGTTACCGTGGCGCCCATGTCGGCCTCCGTGCAGGCGTCGCGTCGGCGTCGACGTGCTCGTGCAAGAGGACGGCGGTGCTGGCTGGTGTGCCTCGCCAAGACGGGAATGGCGGAGAGGCTCGAGGAGCTGGGCGAATGCGTTGAGGAGCTCAAGACCGGCGGCGAGCCGGCGAGAAGGTGTTCTGGAGGCTCGTGCAGACCAGAGTCTCCCTGCTCAACATCCGCACGACTCGCATCTTCTGGCATCAATGTTTTCAGGCATGATTAAGATTTAAGAGGTTGCATTAGTGAGATTAATGGCAGAAAAAACCAGCGCAATTGTAAATAATATAATTACTGCTGCTACTTGATGAATTTTTGGTGCAAGACC carries:
- the LOC112268913 gene encoding LOB domain-containing protein 42-like — encoded protein: MRMSCNGCRVLRKGCSEGCTIRPCLEWIKSPDAQANATVFLAKFYGRAGLLNLLAAGPDDLRPALFRSLLYEACGRMVNPIYGSVGLLWSGRWEACQAAVEAVLKGEPVVQVSSEAVPSAQATPPLRAYDIRHVAKDPEAADPLRVSRAGRTRFKRGASSSTSKTKKVSASAGAKSFSPAPRQESEQAPSHEESAGSHNHGHVDDEGMMMGVEQTREQSDQDTEAEAGSHVSQAEQSPVPPMRQEEIGLELTLGLEPSVTRVARSPLAPLDLSGLSAESSHIGLGLALPA
- the LOC100821648 gene encoding LOB domain-containing protein 42, with product MRMSCNGCRVLRKGCSEGCTIRPCLEWIKSPDAQANATVFLAKFYGRAGLLNLLAAGPDDLRPALFRSLLYEACGRMVNPIYGSVGLLWSGRWEACQAAVEAVLKGERIVQVSSESVPAGQDTPPLRAYDIRHVAKDKEAADPLRVSRAGRTRFKRASSSTSKSNKGAKSVSPTPRQEPEQHDDHGRAPSREPCHEESAGSHNHGHVDDEGMVIGVEQTREESGQDTEVEAGSHVSQAEQSPLPVPPMRHVVHEEIGLELTLGLEPPAVTRLAMSPLARFDVSGLSAESSHIGLGLGLPA